In the genome of Massilibacillus massiliensis, one region contains:
- the rpoB gene encoding DNA-directed RNA polymerase subunit beta translates to MFNPVPVGKRVRYSYAKIKEVLDMPHLLDIQRNSYEWFLKEGLQEIFHDISPIQDFTGNLVLSFENFSLGEPKYDVDECKERDVTFSAPLRVNVRLINRETGEIKEQEVFMGDFPLMTETGTFIINGAERVIVSQLVRSPGAYYGETIDTSGKKLYNATVIPNRGAWLELETDANDVISVRVDRTRKLPVTVLVRALGFSSNAAITELFGDDARIRATLERDNTDSKEEALVEIYKRLRPGEPPTVDNATQLLQSLFFDSKRYDLATVGRYKLTKKLGWKRRLMSKTLYQPVVDKETGEIILPVDTVINETMLDAIDEKAVFGEDQVIELKIKTKEGNPVKMICSPTLPYMHRTITREDIIAAVNYLLNLMDGFGNTDDIDHLGNRRVRSVGELLQNQFRIGLSRMERVVKERMTIQDVDVITPQALINIRPVVAAIKEFFGSSQLSQFMDQHNPLSELTHKRRLSALGPGGLSRERAGFEVRDVHHSHYGRMCPIETPEGPNIGLIGSLSTFGRINEFGFIETPYRKVDRVNHKVTDEVRYLTADEEDEMIVAQANQTLSEDGWFVDERVTARHRHDTLLVPGENVDYMDVSPKQVVSIATAMIPFLENDDANRALMGANMQRQAVPLLRTQAPIVGTGMEYKAACDSGVMILSKNGGFVEKVTGDEIHIRTEKGSLDVYKMQKYLRSNQGTCINQRPIVYKGDQIRKNQVIADGPATDNGELALGFNVLVAFMPWEGYNYEDAILLSEKLVKEDIYTSIHIEEYECDARDTKLGPEEITRDIPNVAEEALRDLDDRGIICIGAEVRPGDILVGKVTPKGETELTAEERLLRAIFGEKAREVRDTSLRVPHGEAGKIVDVKVFSRENGDELPPGVNHLVRVYIAQKRKISVGDKMAGRHGNKGVVSRIMREEDMPFLPDGTPVQIVLNPLGVPSRMNIGQVLETHLGMAARALGMQIKAGDPTVESRLRDLGYNVDKHGLPKPDVAGVHISTPVFDGAKETEVFATLKAAGLRDDGKTVLYDGRTGEPFDNPVTVGCVYMLKLHHLVDDKIHARSTGPYSLVTQQPLGGKAQFGGQRFGEMEVWALEAYGAAYTLQEILTVKSDDVVGRVKTYEAIVKGENVPEPGVPESFKVLIKELQSIGLDIKVLSEDAQEIMIHDTDEDINETAKELDLNVDGVVAENEKTALTTTTAPYQNEESDDNANEDAEPLESDLDIIAELGEFGTGSSNDNTDDDDNETTDDINLDDLIKE, encoded by the coding sequence ATGTTCAATCCTGTTCCGGTGGGCAAAAGAGTCAGGTATAGTTATGCAAAAATTAAAGAAGTACTGGACATGCCTCATCTTCTTGATATTCAAAGGAATTCTTATGAATGGTTTTTAAAAGAAGGTTTACAAGAAATATTCCATGATATTTCACCAATTCAAGATTTTACAGGAAACTTAGTATTGTCTTTTGAAAATTTTAGTTTAGGTGAGCCAAAATATGATGTGGATGAATGTAAAGAAAGAGATGTTACTTTTTCAGCTCCGCTGAGAGTAAACGTTCGTCTAATCAACCGAGAAACTGGCGAAATCAAAGAGCAAGAAGTTTTTATGGGTGATTTCCCGCTAATGACAGAAACAGGTACTTTTATTATTAATGGTGCTGAAAGGGTCATTGTAAGTCAGTTGGTACGTTCGCCAGGAGCGTACTATGGAGAAACAATTGATACAAGTGGTAAAAAATTATACAACGCAACTGTAATTCCAAATCGTGGTGCATGGTTAGAATTAGAAACCGATGCAAATGATGTTATCTCGGTTCGGGTAGACAGAACCCGTAAATTGCCGGTTACAGTACTTGTTAGAGCGCTAGGATTTAGTTCTAATGCAGCAATTACTGAATTGTTTGGCGATGATGCTCGTATTCGAGCTACTTTAGAAAGGGATAATACCGATTCTAAAGAAGAGGCTTTGGTAGAAATCTATAAAAGACTTCGTCCAGGTGAGCCACCAACGGTAGATAATGCAACTCAATTGTTACAATCCTTATTTTTTGATTCAAAACGATACGATTTAGCTACGGTTGGCCGTTATAAATTAACGAAAAAATTAGGTTGGAAAAGACGTTTGATGAGTAAAACGCTTTATCAGCCTGTTGTTGATAAAGAAACGGGAGAAATTATTCTTCCTGTTGATACTGTTATCAATGAAACTATGTTAGATGCGATCGACGAGAAAGCTGTTTTTGGTGAAGATCAAGTTATTGAACTTAAGATCAAAACCAAAGAAGGCAATCCAGTTAAAATGATTTGTTCGCCAACATTGCCATATATGCATAGAACAATTACGCGAGAAGATATCATTGCAGCAGTTAACTATTTACTGAACCTTATGGATGGCTTTGGGAATACAGATGATATTGATCATCTAGGTAACAGACGTGTACGTTCTGTTGGTGAATTATTACAAAATCAATTTAGAATTGGTTTATCAAGAATGGAACGTGTTGTAAAGGAACGTATGACAATTCAGGATGTGGATGTAATTACGCCGCAGGCTTTAATCAACATTCGCCCTGTTGTTGCAGCAATCAAAGAATTCTTTGGTTCTAGCCAATTGTCTCAGTTTATGGATCAGCACAATCCGTTAAGTGAATTGACACATAAACGCCGTTTGAGTGCGCTTGGACCTGGTGGATTGAGTCGTGAACGTGCCGGATTTGAAGTGCGTGACGTACATCATTCTCATTATGGTCGTATGTGCCCAATTGAAACACCAGAAGGTCCTAATATCGGTTTGATCGGTTCTCTTTCTACCTTTGGTAGGATCAATGAATTTGGCTTTATTGAAACACCGTATCGTAAAGTAGATAGAGTAAATCACAAAGTGACGGATGAAGTTCGTTATTTGACTGCCGATGAAGAAGATGAAATGATTGTAGCGCAAGCGAACCAGACTTTAAGTGAAGATGGATGGTTTGTCGATGAACGTGTTACTGCTCGTCATAGACATGATACATTGCTCGTTCCAGGTGAAAACGTTGACTATATGGACGTGTCACCAAAACAAGTAGTATCAATTGCTACGGCGATGATTCCGTTCCTTGAGAATGATGATGCAAACCGTGCCCTTATGGGAGCGAATATGCAGCGTCAGGCAGTTCCATTGCTTCGTACGCAAGCACCGATTGTAGGTACTGGTATGGAATATAAAGCTGCTTGTGATTCTGGCGTTATGATTTTATCAAAAAATGGTGGATTTGTAGAAAAAGTTACTGGGGACGAAATTCATATTAGAACAGAAAAAGGTTCCCTTGATGTCTATAAAATGCAAAAATATCTTCGTTCTAACCAAGGGACTTGTATTAACCAGCGTCCGATTGTTTATAAAGGCGATCAGATACGGAAGAATCAAGTCATTGCGGATGGTCCGGCAACGGATAATGGAGAGCTTGCACTTGGGTTTAACGTTCTTGTAGCATTTATGCCATGGGAAGGTTACAACTATGAAGATGCGATTTTACTTAGCGAAAAGCTTGTTAAAGAAGACATTTACACTTCTATACATATTGAAGAGTATGAATGTGATGCACGTGATACAAAACTTGGACCAGAAGAGATTACGCGTGATATTCCAAATGTTGCTGAAGAAGCATTAAGAGATCTTGATGATCGTGGTATTATCTGCATTGGTGCGGAAGTTCGTCCTGGAGATATTTTAGTTGGAAAAGTGACACCAAAAGGTGAAACTGAACTTACTGCTGAAGAGAGATTGCTTCGTGCTATCTTTGGGGAAAAAGCTCGGGAAGTACGTGATACTTCTCTTAGAGTACCACATGGTGAAGCAGGTAAGATTGTAGATGTTAAAGTCTTCAGTCGTGAAAATGGTGATGAATTACCACCTGGTGTAAATCATTTAGTTCGTGTTTATATTGCACAAAAACGTAAAATCTCAGTCGGGGATAAAATGGCTGGTCGTCATGGTAATAAAGGGGTTGTTTCACGTATTATGCGTGAGGAAGATATGCCGTTTTTACCTGATGGTACGCCAGTTCAAATTGTTCTGAATCCATTAGGTGTGCCATCGCGTATGAATATTGGGCAGGTTTTAGAAACGCATCTTGGTATGGCAGCGCGTGCGCTTGGCATGCAGATCAAAGCAGGCGATCCTACTGTTGAATCCAGACTTCGAGATTTGGGATACAATGTTGATAAACATGGGTTACCAAAACCGGATGTTGCAGGTGTACATATTTCTACACCGGTATTTGACGGGGCGAAAGAAACTGAAGTATTTGCAACGCTTAAAGCAGCTGGACTTCGTGATGATGGGAAAACAGTTCTCTATGATGGACGTACAGGAGAACCTTTTGATAATCCAGTCACAGTTGGTTGTGTATACATGTTAAAATTACATCATCTTGTTGATGATAAGATTCATGCACGTTCCACAGGTCCATATTCCTTGGTAACACAACAGCCATTAGGCGGCAAGGCGCAATTTGGCGGACAGCGTTTCGGGGAAATGGAAGTTTGGGCTCTTGAAGCCTATGGAGCTGCTTACACATTGCAAGAAATTTTAACAGTGAAATCTGACGATGTTGTTGGTCGTGTTAAAACGTATGAGGCAATTGTAAAAGGTGAAAATGTTCCTGAACCAGGAGTTCCAGAATCATTTAAGGTTCTTATTAAAGAATTGCAGAGTATTGGTCTTGATATCAAAGTTCTTTCGGAAGATGCACAAGAAATTATGATTCATGATACCGATGAGGATATCAATGAAACAGCGAAAGAATTAGATTTAAATGTAGATGGCGTAGTTGCAGAAAACGAAAAGACAGCATTAACAACAACAACAGCGCCGTATCAAAATGAAGAATCCGATGACAATGCGAATGAAGATGCAGAGCCACTGGAATCTGATTTAGATATTATTGCTGAACTCGGTGAATTTGGAACTGGATCGTCGAACGATAATACGGATGATGATGATAACGAAACTACAGATGATATAAATCTTGATGATCTTATCAAAGAATAG